One genomic region from Acidobacteriota bacterium encodes:
- a CDS encoding transposase has product MRRWRERYEQRGPDAFFDRRRETPSRRRASGADLAHVLQLYRERYRGFNVRHFCEIARREHQVTRSYSWVKHALQTAGLVPKSRPRGRHR; this is encoded by the coding sequence ATGCGCCGGTGGCGGGAGCGCTATGAGCAACGGGGGCCGGATGCGTTCTTCGACCGCCGCCGGGAAACGCCATCCCGGCGGCGCGCCTCCGGGGCGGATCTGGCGCACGTGCTGCAGTTGTATCGGGAGCGGTATCGCGGCTTCAATGTGCGGCACTTCTGCGAGATTGCCCGCCGGGAGCATCAGGTGACGCGGTCCTACAGTTGGGTGAAGCACGCGTTGCAGACGGCGGGCCTGGTTCCGAAGAGCCGCCCCCGTGGCCGCCATCG